The following are encoded together in the Danaus plexippus chromosome 15, MEX_DaPlex, whole genome shotgun sequence genome:
- the LOC116766440 gene encoding uncharacterized protein LOC116766440 — protein MLCPEGAQYTNETVVKEEDESSKKNIKMSVEGTSSLELNSYKHPKSWKKSITNFFRNQLRSTKSNDGDHSSGSKENFDKKDISPEQKWQSLGKVFRRQSFVDHWQKSPNQHGESSSQSKRQAVRKVLSTYFGKSPKTTNEKNEN, from the exons atgctATGTCCTGAAGGCGCACAATACACAAACGAAACAGTCGTTAAAGAAGAAGATGAAAgcagtaagaaaaatataaaaatgtcagtGGAAGGTACCAGTAGCTTGGAATTAAACTCTTATAAACATCCTAAGAGTTGGAAAAAATCTATAACAAACTTTTTTCGAAATCAATTAAGATCTACAAAATCTAACGAT GGTGATCACTCCTCTGGCAGTAAGGAAAACTttgataaaaaagatataagcCCTGAGCAGAAATGGCAGTCCCTGGGTAAGGTATTCAGACGTCAAAGCTTCGTCGATCACTGGCAAAAGTCTCCGAATCAGCATGGTGAGAGTTCATCACAAAGTAAACGTCAAGCTGTAAGAAAAGTATTGTCAACTTATTTTGGAAAATCTCCGAAAACTACAAAcgagaaaaatgaaaattaa